A part of Miscanthus floridulus cultivar M001 chromosome 6, ASM1932011v1, whole genome shotgun sequence genomic DNA contains:
- the LOC136457234 gene encoding uncharacterized protein, with protein MRPFHPPRPNLNQHHRARPGGDPGRPHLPGTHMHPAFPPPVPNLAAAANPMAAAAAANPFLALQLLGQAQHLQNLGFLAAAALQQQQQAPFFPGGFPANPNQFAPFAGGPPPAGFNGGGAFRPGGPGFCGPRPPSPMMSHAGNGPNNNNSAGSGGSSRPILNVGRKDHNSKAGSGGTPGPIIDVGRKDQNSSAGGNGEVYHFENKAAGSISNFASESGNKITDQKSGFSTGRDGRGGRQFGAFRGRGRGRHPNQSHGRGSNNLGEIKSNFMGHKSSASGHCSDIPAPASGGRRKPPPIIYDANEVKRWVEARKKNYPTSVNVNKKLSEIKSDDENKDKDAQLRRQELKEVLAKQQELGFDLPELPPGYLSDTGDQCIENKNSRKTQCRDSHFGNRFNNNKRPRYERGGFQSKRSKVWNRTPRADDAMAKSREPTLLQKLLSSDIKRDRRRLLQVFKFMTLNNFFKDWPNKPLQFPSVKVNQIEIGSNIGTDDLENAEMANGSILGVNENGDWKELCSIDEEDTDSANHNDEDDGGVSADSSIEDGLEEDAYEEQFNEPEDDTAV; from the exons ATGCGCCCCTTCCACCCTCCCCGCCCCAACCTCAACCAACACCACCGCGCACGGCCCGGCGGCGACCCGGGCCGGCCTCACCTTCCCGGTACCCACATGCACCCCGCCTTCCCGCCGCCTGTCCCcaacctcgccgccgccgccaaccccatggctgcagcggcggcggccaacCCTTTTCTGGCGCTGCAGCTCCTCGGCCAGGCCCAGCACCTCCAGAATCTCGgtttcctcgccgccgccgcgctccagcagcagcagcaggcgccgttcttTCCCGGAGGGTTCCCGGCGAACCCCAATCAGTTTGCGCCCTTCGCGGGCGGCCCGCCGCCTGCCGGTTTCAATGGCGGCGGGGCCTTTCGGCCTGGCGGTCCTGGGTTTTGTGGCCCGCGGCCACCCAGTCCCATGATGAGCCATGCGGGGAACGgtcccaacaacaacaacagcgctGGAAGCGGGGGATCGTCGAGGCCGATTCTTAACGTTGGGAGGAAGGACCACAACAGCAAAGCTGGCAGCGGTGGCACGCCGGGGCCGATTATCGACGTTGGGAGGAAGGACCAGAATAGCAGTGCTGGCGGCAACGGCGAG GTGTATCACTTTGAGAATAAAGCAGCTGGCAGCATATCTAATTTTGCCTCTGAAAGTGGGAACAAAATAACAGATCAGAAATCAGGATTTAGCACTGGAAGAGATGGTAGAGGTGGCAGGCAATTTGGTGCATTTAGAGGGAGGGGCAGAGGAAGGCACCCTAATCAAAGTCATGGAAGAG GAAGCAACAACTTGGGAGAAATAAAATCAAACTTCATGGGCCACAAAAGTTCAGCATCAGGACATTGCAGTGATATTCCAGCTCCAGCATCTGGAGGACGACGAAA GCCCCCTCCAATAATTTATGACGCAAATGAAGTTAAACGATGGGTAGAGGCACGAAAGAAGAACTACCCTACAAGTGTCAACGTAAATAAG AAGTTGTCTGAGATAAAGTCAGATGATGAAAACAAGGACAAAGATGCCCAGCTACGACGTCAG GAGCTGAAGGAAGTCCTAGCAAAGCAGCAAGAACTGGGTTTTGACCTACCTGAGCTACCACCTGGCTATCTATCAGACACTGGGGATCAATGCATCGAAAATAAAAATAGTAGGAAAACTCAATGCAGGGATTCCCATTTTGGAAATCGTTTCAATAATAACAAAAGACCAAGGTATGAGCGTGGAGGTTTTCAGTCTAAAAGATCTAAGGTATGGAACCGTACTCCTCGCGCTGATGATGCAATGGCCAAGAGCAGAGAACCAACCCTCCTGCAGAAGCTTCTTAGTTCTGATATCAAGAGGGATAGACGTAGACTTCTCCAGGTGTTCAAATTCATGACCTTGAACAATTTCTTTAAGGACTGGCCTAATAAGCCTCTACAGTTTCCTAGTGTTAAGGTGAATCAGATTGAAATAGGAAGTAATATTGGTACAGACGACTTGGAGAATGCCGAGATGGCCAACGGCAGCATCCTTGGTGTAAACGAAAATGGTGATTGGAAAGAGTTGTGCTCGATTGATGAAGAAGATACTGATAGTGCCAACCACAACGATGAAGACGACGGTGGTGTCAGTGCTGACAGCAGCATTGAGGACGGGCTCGAGGAGGATGCGTACGAAGAGCAATTTAATGAGCCTGAAGATGATACCGCAGTCTGA
- the LOC136460055 gene encoding non-specific lipid transfer protein GPI-anchored 2-like codes for MAMLGRPTVLVAALAVALAFVMASAQGPAAAPGPAAGISEECFNAVLNMSDCLPYVTAGSTTRHPDKPCCPELAGLLESHPVCLCQLLGGGAESYGVSIDYKRALALPGICRLTAPPVAACAAFGVPIPAGLVPTAAPVSGLSPSSGGPEVPANTPAGSAKSSSHAPGRVTAGSLITLAALPLATAAAGIMF; via the exons ATGGCAATGCTGGGGCGGCCTACGGTGCTTGTTGCAGCGCTGGCCGTGGCGCTGGCGTTCGTGATGGCGTCGGCGCAGGGGCCGGCCGCCGCCCCTGGCCCGGCGGCCGGGATCAGCGAGGAGTGCTTCAACGCGGTGCTCAACATGTCGGACTGCCTGCCGTACGTGACGGCCGGGAGCACGACGCGACACCCGGACAAGCCCTGCTGCCCGGAGCTGGCCGGGCTGCTCGAGTCCCACCCCGTCTGCCTCTGCCAGCTGCTGGGCGGCGGCGCCGAGTCCTACGGCGTCAGCATCGACTACAAGCGCGCGCTCGCGCTCCCGGGGATCTGCCGCCTCACCGCGCCGCCCGTCGCCGCATGCGCAG CTTTCGGAGTCCCTATCCCCGCGGGATTGGTGCCTACTGCCGCGCCCGTGTCAGGCCTCTCTCCATCTTCTGGCGGCCCAGAAGTGCCTG CCAACACGCCGGCCGGGTCAGCCAAATCCTCAAGCCACGCCCCGGGACGCGTCACCGCCGGCAGCCTCATCACCCTCGCCGCGCTACCCCTCGCCACGGCCGCCGCCGGGATTATGTTCTAG
- the LOC136457236 gene encoding type I inositol polyphosphate 5-phosphatase 10-like isoform X2, giving the protein MASTGKGKTKGCGPKLFTTKEKTAAKSTNNPSRHAAKLAPSSSKASSSSPLRTLSVKSMRLSHFLAQSSNNTTTEPIRIFVSTWNVGGKTPSAALNMDDFLPPDDNSDIYVLGFQEIVPLNAGNVLVIEDNEPAARWLVLINQSLNRPADIDANVFQHEPSPSVDSSSSRASSSLDTSFSDLSKTASGTTIFQKSLLKAISKSFMPVRRKQLKACNCPVEMTKTSYRDACFGCKKAYADETDSSGEDEEEKGKDKEKSRDSDGFVVDGITSGPAIRDPLKYNLIACKQMVGIFVTVWVKKELVQHIGHLRKSCIGRGILGCLGNKGCISISMTLHQTSFCFVCSHLASGQKEGDEFRRNSDVLEILRLTMFSRICRRAGRKIPEKILDHDKVIWLGDLNYRIALSYADTKKLLMENDWDALFEKDQLKIERDAGRVFKGWNEGKIYFAPTYKYSFNSDAYAGETATSKKKRRTPAWCDRILWRGDGIVQLSYYRGESRFSDHRPVCGTFVVEVEVLNKMTKRRSSNADLRIDAEELLPTGKGKGIA; this is encoded by the exons ATGGCGTCCACTGGCAAGGGAAAAACAAAG GGTTGTGGCCCAAAACTTTTCACAACAAAGGAGAAGACAGCTGCTAAGAGCACAAACAATCCAAGCCGCCATGCTG CTAAGCTCGCGCCAAGTTCTTCTaaggcatcatcatcatcccccTTGAGAACGCTTTCAG TTAAGAGCATGCGCCTCAGCCATTTCCTTGCCCAATCTTCTAATAACACTACAACTGAACCCATCAG AATATTTGTTTCCACCTGGAATGTTGGAGGAAAAACACCTAGTGCTGCACTGAACATGGATGATTTTCTGCCCCCTGATGACAATTCGGATATTTATGTTTTGGG TTTTCAGGAAATTGTTCCTCTCAATGCTGGTAATGTGCTTGTGATAGAAGACAATGAACCAGCTGCCAGATGGCTTGTTCTTATAAACCAATCACTAAATCGACCAGCTGACATTGATGCCAACGTCTTTCAGCATGAACCATCTCCCTCTGTTGATTCTTCTTCCTCTCGAGCTTCATCAAGCCTCGACACCTCATTCTCTGACCTATCAAAAACAGCAAGTGGCACCACTATCTTTCAGAAATCCTTGCTAAAAGCCATTAGCAAATCTTTCATGCCAGTCCGTAGAAAACAACTTAAGGCCTGCAATTGCCCGGTAGAAATGACCAAAACGTCCTACAGGGATGCTTGCTTTGGATGTAAAAAAGCATATGCAGATGAGACTGATTCCTCTGGAGAGGATGAAGAAGAGAAAGGGAAAGATAAAGAGAAATCAAGGGACTCTGATGGCTTTGTGGTCGATGGAATTACTTCTGGTCCTGCCATTAGGGATCCACTAAAATATAATCTCATAGCGTGCAAACAAATGGTTGGCATTTTTGTTACTGTGTGGGTGAAGAAAGAACTAGTACAACATATTGGGCATCTAAGGAAGTCTTGCATAGGGCGCGGGATTCTGGGCTGTCTTGGAAACAAG GGATGTATATCAATAAGCATGACACTGCACCAGACAAGCTTTTGTTTTGTCTGCAGCCATTTGGCTTCAGGTCAAAAAGAAGGAGACGAATTCAGGAGGAACTCGGATGTTCTAGAGATACTGAGGCTCACAATGTTTTCGAGGATTTGTAGAAGAGCTGGAAGAAAAATCCCGGAGAAAATACTTGATCATGA TAAGGTGATATGGCTTGGTGATCTGAACTACCGTATTGCACTGAGCTATGCAGATACCAAGAAGCTTTTAATGGAAAATGACTGGGATGCTCTTTTTGAAAAGGATCAG CTTAAAATTGAACGGGATGCTGGGCGAGTATTTAAGGGTTGGAATGAGGGGAAGATATATTTTGCTCCAACATACAAGTACTCCTTTAACTCAGATGCTTATGCTGGTGAGACTGCAACatcaaagaaaaagagaagaacTCCTGCGTG GTGTGATAGAATATTGTGGCGTGGGGATGGAATTGTGCAGTTATCCTACTACCGTGGGGAGTCTAGATTTTCGGATCACCGTCCTGTTTGCGGAACCTTCGTTGTTGAGGTTGAGGTACTAAACAAGATGACGAAGAGGCGCTCATCAAATGCTGACTTGAGAATTGACGCTGAAGAGCTCTTACCCACGGGCAAGGGTAAAG GCATCGCATGA
- the LOC136457236 gene encoding type I inositol polyphosphate 5-phosphatase 10-like isoform X1 — protein MASTGKGKTKGCGPKLFTTKEKTAAKSTNNPSRHAAKLAPSSSKASSSSPLRTLSEVKSMRLSHFLAQSSNNTTTEPIRIFVSTWNVGGKTPSAALNMDDFLPPDDNSDIYVLGFQEIVPLNAGNVLVIEDNEPAARWLVLINQSLNRPADIDANVFQHEPSPSVDSSSSRASSSLDTSFSDLSKTASGTTIFQKSLLKAISKSFMPVRRKQLKACNCPVEMTKTSYRDACFGCKKAYADETDSSGEDEEEKGKDKEKSRDSDGFVVDGITSGPAIRDPLKYNLIACKQMVGIFVTVWVKKELVQHIGHLRKSCIGRGILGCLGNKGCISISMTLHQTSFCFVCSHLASGQKEGDEFRRNSDVLEILRLTMFSRICRRAGRKIPEKILDHDKVIWLGDLNYRIALSYADTKKLLMENDWDALFEKDQLKIERDAGRVFKGWNEGKIYFAPTYKYSFNSDAYAGETATSKKKRRTPAWCDRILWRGDGIVQLSYYRGESRFSDHRPVCGTFVVEVEVLNKMTKRRSSNADLRIDAEELLPTGKGKGIA, from the exons ATGGCGTCCACTGGCAAGGGAAAAACAAAG GGTTGTGGCCCAAAACTTTTCACAACAAAGGAGAAGACAGCTGCTAAGAGCACAAACAATCCAAGCCGCCATGCTG CTAAGCTCGCGCCAAGTTCTTCTaaggcatcatcatcatcccccTTGAGAACGCTTTCAG AAGTTAAGAGCATGCGCCTCAGCCATTTCCTTGCCCAATCTTCTAATAACACTACAACTGAACCCATCAG AATATTTGTTTCCACCTGGAATGTTGGAGGAAAAACACCTAGTGCTGCACTGAACATGGATGATTTTCTGCCCCCTGATGACAATTCGGATATTTATGTTTTGGG TTTTCAGGAAATTGTTCCTCTCAATGCTGGTAATGTGCTTGTGATAGAAGACAATGAACCAGCTGCCAGATGGCTTGTTCTTATAAACCAATCACTAAATCGACCAGCTGACATTGATGCCAACGTCTTTCAGCATGAACCATCTCCCTCTGTTGATTCTTCTTCCTCTCGAGCTTCATCAAGCCTCGACACCTCATTCTCTGACCTATCAAAAACAGCAAGTGGCACCACTATCTTTCAGAAATCCTTGCTAAAAGCCATTAGCAAATCTTTCATGCCAGTCCGTAGAAAACAACTTAAGGCCTGCAATTGCCCGGTAGAAATGACCAAAACGTCCTACAGGGATGCTTGCTTTGGATGTAAAAAAGCATATGCAGATGAGACTGATTCCTCTGGAGAGGATGAAGAAGAGAAAGGGAAAGATAAAGAGAAATCAAGGGACTCTGATGGCTTTGTGGTCGATGGAATTACTTCTGGTCCTGCCATTAGGGATCCACTAAAATATAATCTCATAGCGTGCAAACAAATGGTTGGCATTTTTGTTACTGTGTGGGTGAAGAAAGAACTAGTACAACATATTGGGCATCTAAGGAAGTCTTGCATAGGGCGCGGGATTCTGGGCTGTCTTGGAAACAAG GGATGTATATCAATAAGCATGACACTGCACCAGACAAGCTTTTGTTTTGTCTGCAGCCATTTGGCTTCAGGTCAAAAAGAAGGAGACGAATTCAGGAGGAACTCGGATGTTCTAGAGATACTGAGGCTCACAATGTTTTCGAGGATTTGTAGAAGAGCTGGAAGAAAAATCCCGGAGAAAATACTTGATCATGA TAAGGTGATATGGCTTGGTGATCTGAACTACCGTATTGCACTGAGCTATGCAGATACCAAGAAGCTTTTAATGGAAAATGACTGGGATGCTCTTTTTGAAAAGGATCAG CTTAAAATTGAACGGGATGCTGGGCGAGTATTTAAGGGTTGGAATGAGGGGAAGATATATTTTGCTCCAACATACAAGTACTCCTTTAACTCAGATGCTTATGCTGGTGAGACTGCAACatcaaagaaaaagagaagaacTCCTGCGTG GTGTGATAGAATATTGTGGCGTGGGGATGGAATTGTGCAGTTATCCTACTACCGTGGGGAGTCTAGATTTTCGGATCACCGTCCTGTTTGCGGAACCTTCGTTGTTGAGGTTGAGGTACTAAACAAGATGACGAAGAGGCGCTCATCAAATGCTGACTTGAGAATTGACGCTGAAGAGCTCTTACCCACGGGCAAGGGTAAAG GCATCGCATGA
- the LOC136457236 gene encoding type I inositol polyphosphate 5-phosphatase 10-like isoform X3: MASTGKGKTKGCGPKLFTTKEKTAAKSTNNPSRHAAKLAPSSSKASSSSPLRTLSEVKSMRLSHFLAQSSNNTTTEPIRIFVSTWNVGGKTPSAALNMDDFLPPDDNSDIYVLGFQEIVPLNAGNVLVIEDNEPAARWLVLINQSLNRPADIDANVFQHEPSPSVDSSSSRASSSLDTSFSDLSKTASGTTIFQKSLLKAISKSFMPVRRKQLKACNCPVEMTKTSYRDACFGCKKAYADETDSSGEDEEEKGKDKEKSRDSDGFVVDGITSGPAIRDPLKYNLIACKQMVGIFVTVWVKKELVQHIGHLRKSCIGRGILGCLGNKGCISISMTLHQTSFCFVCSHLASGQKEGDEFRRNSDVLEILRLTMFSRICRRAGRKIPEKILDHDKVIWLGDLNYRIALSYADTKKLLMENDWDALFEKDQLKIERDAGRVFKGWNEGKIYFAPTYKYSFNSDAYAGETATSKKKRRTPAC, translated from the exons ATGGCGTCCACTGGCAAGGGAAAAACAAAG GGTTGTGGCCCAAAACTTTTCACAACAAAGGAGAAGACAGCTGCTAAGAGCACAAACAATCCAAGCCGCCATGCTG CTAAGCTCGCGCCAAGTTCTTCTaaggcatcatcatcatcccccTTGAGAACGCTTTCAG AAGTTAAGAGCATGCGCCTCAGCCATTTCCTTGCCCAATCTTCTAATAACACTACAACTGAACCCATCAG AATATTTGTTTCCACCTGGAATGTTGGAGGAAAAACACCTAGTGCTGCACTGAACATGGATGATTTTCTGCCCCCTGATGACAATTCGGATATTTATGTTTTGGG TTTTCAGGAAATTGTTCCTCTCAATGCTGGTAATGTGCTTGTGATAGAAGACAATGAACCAGCTGCCAGATGGCTTGTTCTTATAAACCAATCACTAAATCGACCAGCTGACATTGATGCCAACGTCTTTCAGCATGAACCATCTCCCTCTGTTGATTCTTCTTCCTCTCGAGCTTCATCAAGCCTCGACACCTCATTCTCTGACCTATCAAAAACAGCAAGTGGCACCACTATCTTTCAGAAATCCTTGCTAAAAGCCATTAGCAAATCTTTCATGCCAGTCCGTAGAAAACAACTTAAGGCCTGCAATTGCCCGGTAGAAATGACCAAAACGTCCTACAGGGATGCTTGCTTTGGATGTAAAAAAGCATATGCAGATGAGACTGATTCCTCTGGAGAGGATGAAGAAGAGAAAGGGAAAGATAAAGAGAAATCAAGGGACTCTGATGGCTTTGTGGTCGATGGAATTACTTCTGGTCCTGCCATTAGGGATCCACTAAAATATAATCTCATAGCGTGCAAACAAATGGTTGGCATTTTTGTTACTGTGTGGGTGAAGAAAGAACTAGTACAACATATTGGGCATCTAAGGAAGTCTTGCATAGGGCGCGGGATTCTGGGCTGTCTTGGAAACAAG GGATGTATATCAATAAGCATGACACTGCACCAGACAAGCTTTTGTTTTGTCTGCAGCCATTTGGCTTCAGGTCAAAAAGAAGGAGACGAATTCAGGAGGAACTCGGATGTTCTAGAGATACTGAGGCTCACAATGTTTTCGAGGATTTGTAGAAGAGCTGGAAGAAAAATCCCGGAGAAAATACTTGATCATGA TAAGGTGATATGGCTTGGTGATCTGAACTACCGTATTGCACTGAGCTATGCAGATACCAAGAAGCTTTTAATGGAAAATGACTGGGATGCTCTTTTTGAAAAGGATCAG CTTAAAATTGAACGGGATGCTGGGCGAGTATTTAAGGGTTGGAATGAGGGGAAGATATATTTTGCTCCAACATACAAGTACTCCTTTAACTCAGATGCTTATGCTGGTGAGACTGCAACatcaaagaaaaagagaagaacTCCTGCGTG TTGA